A region of Ictidomys tridecemlineatus isolate mIctTri1 chromosome 4, mIctTri1.hap1, whole genome shotgun sequence DNA encodes the following proteins:
- the Ak3 gene encoding GTP:AMP phosphotransferase AK3, mitochondrial translates to MGASARLVRAVIMGAPGSGKGTVSSRITKHFELKHLSSGDLLRQNMLQGTEIGVLAKTFIDQGKLIPDDVMTRLALHELKNLTQCNWLLDGFPRTLPQAEALDKVYQIDTVINLNVPFEVIKQRLTARWIHPASGRVYNIEFNPPKTVGIDDLTGEPLIQREDDRPDTVIKRLKAYEAQTEPVLEYYQKKGVLETFSGTETNKIWPYVYAFLQTKVPQTNQKASVTP, encoded by the exons ATGGGGGCTTCCGCGCGGCTAGTGCGCGCAGTGATCATGGGGGCTCCGGGCTCGGGCAAGGGCACCGTGTCCTCGCGCATCACCAAACACTTCGAGCTGAAGCACCTCTCCAGCGGGGACCTGCTCCGACAAAATATGCTTCAAGGCACAG AGATTGGTGTGTTAGCCAAGACTTTCATTGACCAAGGGAAGCTCATCCCAGATGATGTCATGACTCGGCTAGCCCTCCATGAGCTAAAAAATCTCACCCAATGTAACTGGCTATTGGATG gTTTTCCAAGGACACTTCCACAGGCAGAAGCCCTGGATAAAGTTTATCAGATAGACACAGTAATCAACCTGAATGTGCCCTTTGAGGTCATTAAACAGCGCCTCACTGCTCGCTGGATTCATCCAGCCAGTGGCCGAGTCTACAACATTGAATTCAACCCTCCTAAAACTGTG GGCATAGATGATCTGACGGGAGAGCCTCTGATTCAGCGTGAGGATGATAGACCTGACACAGTGATCAAGAGACTGAAGGCTTATGAAGCACAAACGGAGCCAGTTTTGGAGTATTATCA gaAAAAAGGGGTATTGGAAACATTTTCTGGAACGGAAACCAACAAGATTTGGCCCTATGTTTATGCTTTCCTACAAACAAAAGTTCCACAAACAAACCAGAAAGCCTCAGTTACTCCATGA